The nucleotide sequence ACGCTTGTGCTGAGATGCAGATATCCTTTTCAACCTCCCAATGTGACTTTTGTTACTCCCATCTATCACCCCAACATCGACAATGGAGGACGCATTTGCCTTGATATTCTAAATTTACCTCCAAAGGTTAATTATGTGAACTGAAACTAATTTATGATTACATGAATTATCTTGTGCATAAAGGTAGTCCTCAATCCCAACAATTTTGTGTATGGATAACGAATACTGATGTGCAGGGTGCCTGGCAACCATCACTCAACATTTCTACTGTTTTGAGAAGCATTGGTTTGCTGCTAACTGAGCCAAATCCTGATGACGGGCTCATGGCGGAAATAGTAAGTACTTGTTTTTGGAAGGAAATGGAAATGCATTTGTTTCGCAATCGTAGGCAGATCAATGATCATATCATAACAAAAAATGTCTTCGTAATTCACCATGCTGTTATTTTTGTTAGAGTCAAGAGTACAAATACAACAGACAAGTTTTTGACATAAATGCTCAAGCATGGACTGAGAAGTATGCTAATCCGGCAGTAGTTGGCACAAGTGGTTGGAGCTCTTTAGATGCTTCAGTTCAGGTACACAAGCGCCTGAAATTTTAATCTCCACTTTGTTGTGTTCTTGTCGTGAGCTTACTGTGTATACTGATAGGCACAGACCATGCAAATGGAGAACTCGCAGAACCTCGAACCTTTGCTGGAAGTTCCTAAAAAAGATTGTGAAGGGAGTCGAAAGAAGATGCGGTTACTGGGTAAAAAGTTATCACTAAAATCAGAAGGATCTGAAGAGAATGCCAGCACTCTTAAGCAGGATGCGGTGGCAGGCCACTTACGATCCACGGCAGTATCCACTCTTCCTACTACATGCTTGTCTCATGTTTCTGTCAGACAGAATCCTACTTCCGAAAGCATTTCTGCCAGTGCCGATAGTGGAGTAATTTCAAAGAAACGATACCAAGTAAATAGAGCAAACTTCCAGTTACATGGACAGAGACCTTCTGTTACATTAGAGGCTCCAAACCAAAGGAGCAGTGGCAGTGTGGAAGGTAAGCTCCCCAATCATCTTCGAGTGTCAGCATCCGATACTAAAGATCATGTCACACAATCTTCTGGTGATGTCTTAGTGAAGAGTATGACAAAAAGCATTGGTGAATCATCAGGTAATGTGCATAAATTATCAGAAGGCAATAGAACGACTGTTGGGTCACTTGGTCAGACGATGCAACCGAAATTGCTAAAGCCTGAAAGCAAGAGCAATGATCAGAATGGATACATGGCTCCAGATCATCTTCCTTCAGTGTCAGGTTTTAATAATCTGCAGAAAAGGTCACCATATGTTTCAAAGGAAATTTCTATTGGATGTGTTGATCTGGTTCAAGATAATTCTCATACCGAGCATGTACTTCCTAAAACCCAGTCGGTAATACAtaaagaatacaatcaaggtcgaAAGAAGCTGAGCTTACTAAGTAAGAGGCTGTCACTGAAATCTGAGCTGCCTGAGATGGACAGGACAAGTGACAAGGGATATAAGCCAGCTAATTGTTCACAGGATGATAGGAAGCCTAGTGAACTGCCATTGTCAGGTCCAGTTGCCATAAGCCGAACCAGGGACCTGGGTTTTGTTGATTCACAGAAAAGTGCCGGCCAAAGCAATCGTCCCGTCAAACAGAATGCAACATCTATGAAAAATGTTGTTTCAGACAGTGAAGATAGTGCAGACGAATGTCAGGTCATTGAACCAGGCCTTGTTCAATCACACAAAAGTGCCAGCCAAAGCAATTGTTCCACCAAACAAAATGTAATGCTGATGGAGATTGTTTCAGATAGCGAAGATAGCGCAGATGAACGTGAAAAAAGACCTTCAAGATCAAGGTTATCGTTGATGAAGAGACGGTTGGCTGGAAAGCTTCGAAGTTGATTCGATCCGAAACGTTGCTGTCATGTAGAGGCTTTGAAGACGAAGATCTCCCATTAGTAACCAGGCTGTTTCTGGGCAGCTCGCGCACGTTTTGATGTTTATATTGCCTTATGATGTGGCGACTGTTGTGGTTGTGTTAGCAGCTAGTCTCATTTGGAGCAACTCTGTTTCTATGTTTTTATCCCTGGTTACGATGTAAAAAGAAACAAGCAAGAAAGCAACGTTCTTTCTTTTTATCTCATATGATGCTTACTTCCTCTCTTAAAATCAGTTTGGTTAACAATTTGAATACCAATATCCTAAACAATTTGGAAAAAAAGATAGCTTGGATAGTTGCATGTTCAGTAAAATCGATAAATTATTAAATCAGTACCTATGCATTCTTGCCATTTAATTTTCACTCTATTAGGTAGATGTTAGCAagctttttgggacggagggagtatatgtgagCAAGCTCACATTTACAACCCCATAGTTTCTCCACAGCAAAAAGGGCTTATTGTTCCCTTCTTGCCATCTAATCTGCAGAAAAAGTCCTCAGATGTTTCAAAGGAAATTTCTATTGGATGTGCTGATCTGGTTCAAGACAATTCTCATACTGAGCATGTACTTCCTAAAACCCAGTCAGTAATAAGTAAAGAATGCAATCAAGGTCGAAAGAAGCTGAGCTTACTAAGAGGTTGTCACTGAAATCTGGGCTGTCTGAGATGGACAGAACAAGTGACAAGGGATATAAGCCACCTGATTGTTCACAGGATGATAGGAAG is from Triticum aestivum cultivar Chinese Spring chromosome 1B, IWGSC CS RefSeq v2.1, whole genome shotgun sequence and encodes:
- the LOC123107725 gene encoding uncharacterized protein isoform X2 encodes the protein MAQAARLNLRMQKEIKLLLSDPPPGVSLNLSDEESSLPSLSSIETRIEGPEGTVYSKGVFILKIQIPERYPFQPPNVTFVTPIYHPNIDNGGRICLDILNLPPKGAWQPSLNISTVLRSIGLLLTEPNPDDGLMAEISQEYKYNRQVFDINAQAWTEKYANPAVVGTSGWSSLDASVQTMQMENSQNLEPLLEVPKKDCEGSRKKMRLLGKKLSLKSEGSEENASTLKQDAVAGHLRSTAVSTLPTTCLSHVSVRQNPTSESISASADSGVISKKRYQVNRANFQLHGQRPSVTLEAPNQRSSGSVEGKLPNHLRVSASDTKDHVTQSSGDVLVKSMTKSIGESSGNVHKLSEGNRTTVGSLGQTMQPKLLKPESKSNDQNGYMAPDHLPSVSGFNNLQKRSPYVSKEISIGCVDLVQDNSHTEHVLPKTQSVIHKEYNQGRKKLSLLSKRLSLKSELPEMDRTSDKGYKPANCSQDDRKPSELPLSGPVAISRTRDLGFVDSQKSAGQSNRPVKQNATSMKNVVSDSEDSADECQVIEPGLVQSHKSASQSNCSTKQNVMLMEIVSDSEDSADEREKRPSRSRLSLMKRRLAGKLRS
- the LOC123107725 gene encoding uncharacterized protein isoform X1 — protein: MAQAARLNLRMQKEIKLLLSDPPPGVSLNLSDEESSLPSLSSIETRIEGPEGTVYSKGVFILKIQIPERYPFQPPNVTFVTPIYHPNIDNGGRICLDILNLPPKGAWQPSLNISTVLRSIGLLLTEPNPDDGLMAEISQEYKYNRQVFDINAQAWTEKYANPAVVGTSGWSSLDASVQAQTMQMENSQNLEPLLEVPKKDCEGSRKKMRLLGKKLSLKSEGSEENASTLKQDAVAGHLRSTAVSTLPTTCLSHVSVRQNPTSESISASADSGVISKKRYQVNRANFQLHGQRPSVTLEAPNQRSSGSVEGKLPNHLRVSASDTKDHVTQSSGDVLVKSMTKSIGESSGNVHKLSEGNRTTVGSLGQTMQPKLLKPESKSNDQNGYMAPDHLPSVSGFNNLQKRSPYVSKEISIGCVDLVQDNSHTEHVLPKTQSVIHKEYNQGRKKLSLLSKRLSLKSELPEMDRTSDKGYKPANCSQDDRKPSELPLSGPVAISRTRDLGFVDSQKSAGQSNRPVKQNATSMKNVVSDSEDSADECQVIEPGLVQSHKSASQSNCSTKQNVMLMEIVSDSEDSADEREKRPSRSRLSLMKRRLAGKLRS